One window of the Triticum dicoccoides isolate Atlit2015 ecotype Zavitan chromosome 3B, WEW_v2.0, whole genome shotgun sequence genome contains the following:
- the LOC119277058 gene encoding heat shock 70 kDa protein, mitochondrial-like, with the protein MRRSAMALRSTADRCFGHHSPLTNVIQSTYSANIGSRWGSLARAFSAKPLGNEVIGIDLGTTNSCVSVMEGKNAKVIENSEGTRTTPSVVAFSQKGERLVGTPAKRQAITNPQNTFFGTKRMIGRRFDDPQTQKEMKMVPYKIVKAPNGDAWVETTDGKQYSPSQIGAFVLTKMKETAESYLGKSISKAVITVPAYFNDAQRQATKDAGRIAGLDVQRIINEPTAAALSYGTNNKEGLIAVFDLGGGTFDVSILEISNGVFEVKATNGDTFLGGEDFDNTLLEYLVSEYKRSDNIDLSKDRLALQRLREAAEKAKIELSSTAQTEINLPFITADAAGAKHLNITLTRSKFESLVNGLIARTRDPCKNCLKDAGITTKEVDEVLLVGGMTRVPKVQEVVSEIFGKAPSKGVNPDEAVAMGAALQGGILRGDVKELLLLDVTPLSLGIETLGGIFTRLITRNTTIPTKKSQVFSTAADNQTQVGIRVLQGEREMATDNKLLGEFDLVGIPPAPRGLPQIEVTFDIDANGIVTVSAKDKATAKEQQITIRSSGGLSESEIEKMVREAELHSQKDQERKALIDIRNTADTTIYSIEKSLGEYRDKIPAEVATEIETAVADLRAEMASDDIEKIKSKMEVANKAVSKIGEHMSGGGAAGGGAAGGGSQEGGSQGGGDQAPEAEYEEVKK; encoded by the exons ATGCGGCGATCAGCTATGGCGCTCCGCTCCACGGCGGACCGGTGCTTCGGCCACCACTCACCG TTGACGAACGTTATTCAATCAACATACAGTGCAAACATTGGTTCAAGATGGGGAAGTCTTGCAAGAGCTTTCAG TGCAAAACCACTTGGAAATGAGGTTATTGGGATTGATTTGGGAACAACAAATTCATGTGTTTCTGTTATGGAGGGAAAG AATGCAAAAGTGATAGAGAATTCAGAAGGCACTAGGACGACACCATCAGTTGTTGCCTTTAGTCAGAAGGGCGAGCGGCTTGTTGGAACTCCAGCCAAACGTCAAGCAATTACCAATCCACAGAACACCTTCTTTGGTACAAAGCGTATGATAGGGCGTCGCTTTGATGACCCACAGACGCAGAAAGAGATGAAAATGGTTCCATACAAAATTgtgaaggctccaaatggtgacgcTTGGGTTGAAACAACAGATGGCAAGCAGTACTCACCGAGCCAGATTGGTGCATTTGTGTTGACCAAGATGAAGGAGACCGCTGAATCTTACCTTGGCAAGTCTATTTCGAAGGCTGTGATCACAGTTCCAGCTTACTTCAATGATGCCCAGCGGCAGGCAACCAAGGATGCTGGTCGAATTGCTGGACTTGATGTCCAAAGGATCATCAATGAACCAACTGCTGCTGCTCTGTCTTATGGAACAAACAACAAGGAGGGTTTGATAGCTGTATTTGACCTTGGAGGTGGTACCTTCGATGTCTCCATCCTTGAGATCTCCAATGGAGTTTTTGAG GTGAAAGCAACAAACGGTGATACTTTCCTGGGTGGAGAAGACTTTGATAATACTCTATTGGAGTACCTAGTCAGTGAATACAAAAGATCTGATAATATTGATCTGTCAAAAGACAGACTAGCTCTGCAAAGGTTGCGTGAAGCAGCTGAGAAGGCAAAAATTGAACTCTCATCAACTGCGCAGACTGAGATCAACCTTCCTTTTATCACGGCTGATGCTGCTGGAGCAAAACATTTGAATATAACATTGACAAGATCAAAGTTTGAAAGTTTGGTGAATGGTCTCATTGCAAGGACTAGAGACCCATGCAAGAATTGTTTGAAGGATGCTGGTATAACCACAAAGGAAGTTGATGAGGTTCTTCTTGTTGGTGGCATGACAAGGGTTCCCAAAGTGCAGGAAGTGGTTTCAGAAATCTTCGGCAAGGCCCCCAGCAAAGGAGTCAACCCAGATGAAGCTGTTGCCATGGGTGCGGCTCTTCAGGGTGGCATTCTCCGTGGAGATGTCAAAGAGCTTCTTCTCCTTGACGTAACCCCCCTTTCACTTGGTATTGAGACTCTTGGTGGTATCTTCACCAGACTGATAACCAGGAACACTACAATCCCCACAAAGAAAAGCCAG GTGTTCTCAACTGCTGCTGACAACCAGACGCAAGTGGGTATCCGTGTCCTGCAAGGTGAACGTGAGATGGCAACAGACAACAAACTTCTTGGCGAGTTTGATCTTGTGGGCATCCCACCAGCCCCAAGAGGACTGCCACAGATTGAGGTCACGTTTGATATTGACGCCAATGGAATTGTGACGGTCTCTGCAAAGGACAAGGCCACCGCAAaggagcagcagatcaccatccgaTCGTCCGGTGGGCTTTCTGAGTCCGAGATCGAGAAGATGGTGCGGGAGGCTGAGTTGCACTCACAGAAGGACCAGGAGCGCAAGGCCCTCATTGACATCAGAAACACCGCAGACACCACCATCTACAGCATCGAGAAGAGCCTGGGAGAGTACAGGGACAAGATCCCCGCGGAGGTCGCCACCGAGATCGAGACGGCGGTTGCTGATCTCCGCGCGGAGATGGCCTCTGACGACATCGAGAAGATAAAGAGCAAGATGGAAGTGGCCAACAAGGCGGTCTCAAAGATCGGGGAGCACATGTCTggtggtggtgcggctggaggcggcGCGGCTGGCGGTGGTTCCCAGGAAGGAGGCTCGCAGGGCGGAGGCGACCAGGCCCCAGAGGCCGAGTACGAGGAGGTGAAGAAGTGA